One genomic window of Medicago truncatula cultivar Jemalong A17 chromosome 1, MtrunA17r5.0-ANR, whole genome shotgun sequence includes the following:
- the LOC25484829 gene encoding 4-coumarate--CoA ligase-like 5, whose product MEKMSGEEIWSSAEEESGESLSPFDNRSGYNPRTGIYHSLVKLETKHEIPTKLDLNTATLVLSQFSQGDLADARIAFIDLNTDHSVTYGEIRRSVYSLATALFHGLEIRKGDVVFLLSPNSILYSTICLAVLSVGAILTTANPLNTKSEIAKQVHDSGAKLAISAPEELHKLVPTGVPTILTSGTSDGKFLSVEELIEGCYDSHELPHVPVEQSDTAAILYSSGTTGVSKGVVLTHANLITIMKLLCWSADVSTAQDDVFLAFIPMFHVYGLMFFGFGLLCVGVTTVLMQKYDFQAMLVAIEKHKINNIPAVPPVIHSLVKHASKDGCDLSSLRRVGSGAAPLSKEMSLEFRKLFPWVELRAGYGLTESCGGATFFGSDKDAKAHPEACGKLIPTFCAKVVDIETGKPLPPLKEGELWLKSGTIMKEYLGNIEATTATIDSEGWLRTGDLGYIDENGIVYIVERIKELIKHKGYQVAPAELESVLLSHPLIVDAAVIPVEDEETGQIPMAYVVRAAGSQLTEDQVIQFVAGQVAPYKKVRRVSFIDGIPRSAAGKILRKDLVLQSKYQLVSKL is encoded by the exons AT GGAAAAAATGTCAGGAGAGGAGATTTGGTCATCCGCTGAAGAAGAATCCGGTGAATCTCTGTCTCCATTTGATAACAGGAGTGGCTACAATCCAAGAACAGGAATTTACCATTCTCTTGTTAAGCTTGAAACCAAACATGAAATCCCAACAAAGCTAGATCTCAACACTGCAACTCTTGTGCTATCACAGTTCTCACAAGGAGACCTTGCTGATGCAAGAATTGCATTCATTGACTTAAATACTGATCATAGTGTAACCTACGGTGAGATTCGTCGATCAGTTTATTCCCTTGCAACAGCTTTGTTCCATGGACTTGAGATTAGAAAAGGCGATGTCGTGTTTTTATTGTCTCCAAACTCAATCTTGTACTCAACTATATGCTTGGCTGTGTTATCAGTTGGTGCAATTCTGACCACTGCCAACCCTCTCAATACTAAGTCAGAAATTGCAAAACAAGTACATGATTCAGGTGCTAAACTAGCTATATCGGCACCAGAAGAGTTACACAAATTGGTCCCAACTGGAGTTCCTACAATTCTCACCTCAGGGACATCTGATGGAAAGTTTTTATCAGTTGAAGAGTTAATAGAAGGCTGCTATGATTCACATGAGTTGCCACATGTTCCTGTGGAGCAATCAGACACTGCCGCTATACTTTACTCTTCAGGGACTACTGGAGTAAGCAAAGGTGTTGTTTTGACACATGCAAATCTCATAACCATAATGAAACTACTCTGCTGGTCTGCTGATGTATCTACAGCACAAGACGATGTTTTCCTCGCCTTCATTCCAATGTTTCATGTCTATGGACTGATGTTCTTTGGATTTGGCTTGTTGTGTGTTGGTGTTACAACAgttttgatgcaaaaatacgaTTTTCAAGCCATGCTTGTCGCTATCGAGAAGCACAAAATTAATAACATACCAGCAGTGCCACCAGTGATCCACTCATTAGTGAAACATGCTAGCAAAGATGGTTGTGATTTGTCTAGCCTAAGAAGAGTTGGCTCAGGAGCTGCACCTTTGAGTAAGGAAATGTCACTGGAGTTTAGAAAACTGTTTCCTTGGGTTGAACTAAGGGCGGGTTATGGACTAACAGAAAGTTGCGGGGGAGCTACGTTTTTCGGATCGGATAAAGATGCTAAAGCTCATCCAGAAGCATGTGGAAAGTTGATTCCAACTTTTTGTGCAAAAGTGGTAGACATTGAAACAGGGAAGCCTTTGCCTCCACTCAAGGAAGGAGAGTTATGGTTGAAAAGCGGTACTATTATGAAAGAATATTTAGGAAATATTGAGGCAACAACTGCAACAATTGATTCAGAAGGTTGGTTGAGGACAGGTGATCTTGGTTATATTGATGAGAATGGAATTGTCTACATAGTCGAACGAATAAAGGAGCTAATCAAGCACAAAGGGTATCAG GTAGCTCCTGCAGAACTGGAATCTGTGCTGCTAAGTCATCCCCTTATTGTTGATGCAGCAGTTATTCC ggttgaagatgaagaaactgGGCAGATACCGATGGCATATGTGGTGAGGGCAGCTGGTTCTCAACTAACAGAAGACCAAGTCATTCAATTTGTTGCAGGCCAG GTGGCTCCATATAAGAAAGTGAGAAGGGTGAGTTTTATTGACGGTATACCAAGGTCAGCTGCTGGCAAGATATTGCGAAAAGATCTTGTTTTGCAAAGCAAATACCAGCTTGTTTCTAAGTTGTGA
- the LOC25484828 gene encoding probable glycosyltransferase At3g07620: protein MGLSFYVRFRHLLPVLVCLVTILVFQSYWKTFSLLDLSSRFIGNNVTLQSNYSFQYEVENHEKEIHNFNQKILLDDSTQKVREFDEKHNIQHQRKGFPSKGTKGLNADWSIYHDNVKKSSNGSGIQSMEIDPQNKEKPQLLKTSLLGSSITMQPTSLTRLYSQLIQSFNSSSRKPKSSSQRDRELLAAKIEIENANVLLKSSGLHAPVYREVSKFSRSYELMERKLKVYIYREGEKPIFHQPKMRGIYASEGWFMKLMEGNKRFIVKDPKKAHLFYLPFSSQMLRANLSDNKKMEQYLDKYVNIIAGKYRFWNRTGGADHFLVACHDWASRITRQPMKNCIRSLCNANVAKGFQIGKDTTLPATYIHSVMNPLRKIAGKHPSERTILAFFAGSMHGYLRPILLKHWENKEPDMKIFGAMARDAEGKRIYMDYMNSSKYCICARGYEVYSPRIVEAIFSECVPVIISDNYVPPFFEVLKWEAFSVFVRERDVPNLRSILLSITEEKYLALHLGVKKVQQHFLWHKVPVKYDLFHMILHSIWNNRLSHIRLK, encoded by the exons ATGGGTTTATCTTTTTATGTCAGATTTAGACATCTCTTACCTGTTCTTGTGTGTCTTGTTACTATACTTGTTTTTCAATCGTATTGGAAAACATTTTCTCTCTTGGATTTGTCTAGTAGATTCATTGGAAACAATGTTACTTTACAATCTAATTATTCATTTCAATATGAAGTGGaaaatcatgaaaaagaaattcacaatttcaatcaaaaaatACTGCTTGATGATTCCACACAGAAGGTTagagaatttgatgaaaaaCACAATATTCAACACCAGAGAAAAGGGTTTCCTTCAAAGGGAACAAAAGGTCTGAATGCAGATTGGAGCATTTATCATGATAATGTAAAAAAGTCTTCAAATGGAAGTGGAATACAAAGTATGGAAATTGACCCTCAAAATAAGGAAAAACCTCAGTTACTGAAAACTTCTTTGTTGGGTTCTTCGATCACGATGCAGCCAACTTCATTAACTCGGCTGTACTCTCAATTGATTCAAAGTTTTAATTCTTCTTCTAGG AAGCCAAAGTCGTCTTCGCAACGTGACCGTGAACTCTTAGCTGCAAAAATAGAGATTGAAAATGCAAATGTCTTGTTGAAGTCTTCAGGACTTCATGCACCTGTTTACCGAGAAGTTTCCAAATTTTCAAG GAGTTATGAACTGATGGAGCGCAAGCTCAAAGTTTATATCTATAGAGAAGGAGAAAAACCAATATTTCATCAACCAAAGATGAGAGGAATTTATGCCTCAGAGGGATGGTTTATGAAATTGATGGAGGGAAATAAAAGGTTCATTGTGAAGGATCCGAAAAAAGCTCATTTATTTTACCTTCCGTTCAGTTCACAAATGCTAAGGGCCAATCTTTCTGACAATAAGAAGATGGAGCAGTACCTTGACAAATATGTGAATATAATTGCCGGAAAATATCGTTTCTGGAATAGAACTGGAGGAGCAGATCATTTTCTCGTTGCCTGTCATGATTGG GCTTCCCGAATCACTAGGCAACCAATGAAAAATTGTATTAGGTCTCTTTGCAATGCTAATGTTGCTAAAGGATTTCAAATAGGAAAAGATACTACTCTACCTGCTACATACATACATTCTGTGATGAATCCACTAAGAAAAATTGCAGGTAAACACCCTTCAGAAAGGACTATACTAGCCTTTTTCGCAGGAAGCATGCACGGTTATCTCCGTCCAATCCTACTCAAACATTGGGAGAACAAAGAACCTGACATGAAAATTTTTGGCGCAATGGCACGTGATGCGGAAGGTAAAAGAATTTATATGGACTACATGAATAGTAGCAAATATTGCATATGTGCTAGAGGTTATGAAGTTTACTCACCAAGAATAGTTGAGGCCATATTTTCCGAGTGTGTGCCGGTGATCATATCAGATAATTATGTGCCCCCTTTCTTTGAGGTTTTGAAATGGGAAGCATTTTCGGTATTTGTTCGTGAAAGGGATGTCCCTAATCTTAGAAGCATACTTCTCTCAATCACAGAAGAGAAGTACTTGGCATTGCATTTGGGAGTAAAGAAGGTTCAACAGCATTTCCTGTGGCATAAAGTTCCTGTCAAGTATGACTTATTTCATATGATTCTTCACTCTATTTGGAACAATAGACTTTCTCATATTAGACTCAAGTAA